The stretch of DNA TAAATGTACTGAATTGTAAAAAAAACCCTCCCCATCTTTATTTTTAGACTTCTTGTATCTAGGTCTATTCAACATTCATAATATTAGAAATAACTcttattaaatttcaaattttttcataataataattccaataaTTTTACAGAGCCATTCTTTTTAAAGCTGAGTGTCTTGTTATCTGGCACTTTACTGATTTTGTCTTGTACAActcttacatagaaatatattgaagCAATATTCAGTTTGTTTTTGACACATtaaatttattctctctctctttattatctCACAGGAAAGTGATAATCTTTGGTGGGATGCCTTTGCAACAGAATTCTTTGAAGATGATGCAACATTAACTTTAACATTCTGTTTAGAAGATGGTCTAAAACGATACAGTGAGTATCCTATAattttgtctcttctctctgctctttagtttttttgtttttttttaaatttttattaatctatattttGAAAAGTCTCCTTTGTATCTTTATATGAATGTTTAAGGATTAGACTATTACAGTTGCTCCTTCTCTTCAGAGCTTGCTAGTCTCCTGTCACTTCCACTCAGGCAATTTAATCTCACCCATGCACTGTCCACCCTGCACTAACCACTACATCCAGTCCTACCTTCAAGaagaatattagtttcaaattttggtacaaagctagCAAGTTTGATGGGGAGATAAGTCgatttttattgaccccagtgctcaactggtacttattttatcaactcccaaaaggatgaaaggcaacgtcaactctggcggaatctgaactcagaatataaagacagatgaaatgccactaagcattttgctcagcatgctagcagttctgccagcttgttgctttaTTCAAGAAGAAGAATTATTAACTGCATCAGTTTCATTGATCTCAGAGTACTTCCAAAAGCTATGGGCACTGCTCCTTTCTCTAAACCAAACCAATAAAAGTCACTGAAAAAATGTTAACTCATTGTAGTATCATACATTAGTGTGTAATAATACTGAGCACAGTGGATggaaaaattgatataaaatattgcataaaatgCCTtgctatatttcattaaatttttttgcatttcaaGTTTGAACCTCTTTACAGACAACCTTTCTTCTCAATTCCAGCATGATTCTTGTTCATACTGCCTCTTATTACTTTAGCAGTACTACTATTACTCTTCTCCTAGACAGGTTGCCTTCCTTTGTGATATAAGGAACCTTGTGTCTCTTGTCTTCAAAATACAGCAGTCCCCTTTTATACTATAGTGGCTACCCTGTCTCCTAGCTGAGTCAACTTCGTTGCAAATTGAGAAGCTTTATATCTACATTGTGGGTTTATGAAACAATGTGGCTGGTACAAGAGTTGGGGGTGGGAGTTAAATTGTGTGGCAATTAGTGAGTGGAAAGATGGAAAATAGTCAAAttcattttctttgctttctccGTCCTTCTGGTACTTTGTTTTCTTACAATAGAGTATCTTGCAATTTATATATTCACCCATCTGGACAGTGATTCTCACAGTATAGTAGTATCTTGTTGATTTAATAATTCAACATTCCTATACACATATTCTCCCATCTGGGCTGTTTCATTGACAATACTGCTCcgcagtagtggtggtgtttgtataattatatgtatgtgaactGGGGCAGTGAAAAATTCTTCTGTCCAGGGGAACAGTGAATTTGCATTCCTCTGATATAAGCTGACAAACCACTACAATATCTACTCAACCATATCATTCTATATATGATTTAATAAGTGGATTTAATAACATGACCTAAGTCTTAACTTCAAAAGTGTTTGTCAAGtgaatgtgtagatgtgtgtaaggttttctatatttttaaatgtttcccatgtctttctatataaatgtttagcaattagatttttttttttttttctttgtaagatCTACATGTAATGGTTGtggttcatattttattgttttctgaagTCAGAGATAAGCCCAGATCATTTTGACAGTTGAGTGTAAACTTAAACTTTGTAATGAAGTGAGCTTCCATAGTTTTATGATACTCCATGTTACATTTGACCCCTctcttttttacacacacacacacatagtaattcAAATGTTCCTAACAGATCAGTTGAACTTCTTAATGTACATCTtagctctttctctcacattacCCATTTCCTCACCACAATTCAATGCATTACATTAACTAGACTGTTTTGTATTAAACATGTTAATTTATAACATGGTTGTTAAGCACTTTATTAACCTGGCTTATGGCCCTCACTACTGAAATACCATTTATTTCAACAGTAGGGCAGAGGGATTATTTCAAATGCATTGCCTGCATTGTTTAGCTTTGGGTCAACTTTGAACCAAGCAGATTTATGACCAAAGATGTTCCAGTTATATTACCCCACCTTCTATTCACTCAGTGTATATGAGTCCTTTCATTTTTTATGACAATAGAGCGTGATCTGAAAGGAATTTATCTGCCTTTTTAAACAAATTGAATGACCTCACTGCTCATAGTAAGAGTTATAGcggaagattgtgtgtgtgtgtgtgtactttcgaTGAAAACTAGACAGAGTCAAACTACTTTAGAAAATGGGGAATATCATAATGACAGTACAACGTTCAGCAAATCATCTGTAAATTACTGCTCTAGATTGTTCTAGCTATTCACTCCATTTACTCTTTtagctggtttcagtcattggattacaaCAAGTGACTGGGTTTTAGTCAATTATAATGTCCCCAGTACTTTGTAGctaaatttccatctaccaaatttcattcacaagtctttggttgcaCCAAGGCtattacagaagacacttgcctgaagtTTCACACAATGAAATCAAgtccagagccatgtggttgaagTGTAAAGTTTCATTCATGACTAGCTGAAGGGATTTGGAGATCAAATCAGTCCGTTAACATTCATTCTGAAATTGGTTAGGAATAGAGTCTGAAAAGAACTCAAGTTAGACTCTTTTGTGAATTTGTTAACCTTGAACTCATAGTAAccttttctgattttctttttctttctatttttttcaccatttcaGCAATTGGACGGACTTTAATACCTCGCTATTTTCGCAGTATATTTGAAGGTGGCATAACAGATCTCTACTACTTACTAAAACATCCCAAAGAATCATTCCATAATACAACCATTTCACTAGACTGTGACCAGGCTATGATGATCACCCATCATGGCAAACCCATGTTTACTAAGGTACTGACTAAActgaatttacattttatttgtcaAAAACTCATCTTAgacatttaattgtttttctgcTTGTgtctacatacaaaaatatagagtatCTTAAATGTATTGTGAAAAACCTATTTGGATGTACAGTGGGAGTTGagaaagttgctttttttttttaatgcttaggCCCTAGGACAGCCCTAATTAAACAGAtaggtttgtgtttgttttgggttttttttaataagaattacattatcaaatgtatttctttgtttaacatggaagggtgtgatttgagatagatttggctgttatttctagcaatgtagctTTCTTATTGCTTTGCGACAATGAGCATGCCCAAAATTGGTGAGATATTTACTAGCTAACAAGATGAGATCTGTGGTTTGCATTTGGCTCCTgacattgtattgtgtttgtGGCCCAGACATTCAACTCTCATCAAACAGGTTCATTCACCAAAGTAATCATTCATTGTAAAATCAACTCAATCCATTGGCTTTTAGTGCTGAGTTTGATTCCTCCTGTGAGGGAAATATTTAGACTTGTGCTTGACCAATTTTTCATACAAGAGATTTACTTCATCCATGTAATGCTGAGAAGAATATTGATAACTGCCTAGGAAGTCTGTATGGTCTAGATGTTTAAAACGTCAGGGGTAAGCAAGAGAAAATTTATTAGCTGGGACTGTCAACAAAAGAAGCTGTCTAAACTTCTTgcctacatatacacagattTGTTGCTAGAAGTGCTTTGAAGTTATCCATGGAGGCaagtgaaaataatattataatactcAAAAGTTCCATACAACCAGGAGAAGATAGTCAATCAGGAGTGGCGATTTCAAAGCACAAATTGGTCTATTTGTAAGTACAAAGCTGCAATCCATGTTCATGAAAAGTAGCATGCAGCTCATGGGTGGATCAAAtcaattttgtttataatgttgCAAACACAATGGGGAAAGTGTGAGTTATTTATCATTGTACCTTATATATAAGAATTTGTGGTTAGGTAATagtgtggattttttttttttttttttttgtggggggaagTGGTCACAAAATTATGATTATTGTCAACACTTTCAAACATGAACAGTTATGTATCTTGAAACCAGGGGTTGTTTCAGATGGGTTGGCATCAGAATAGttaatgaatgtttgtgtgtggtgtgcgtgtgcaGATATAAAAATGGAAGATGTCATGAACTCTCTTTTATCTAATTCTACAGGTAGTCACTGAAGGAAGATTGATTTTAGAATTTACATTTGATGACCTCATGAGAATTCGATCATGGCATTTTGCTACCAGACAACATCGAGAATTAATTCCAAGAAGTGTAATAGCAATGCAggtaatgtttcttattttataaaaatgGCACATTATTCCTATGAACTTATTGGCATATCTCCcttctgctttctctttctcactctcacactcatatatatatatatatatatatgtgtgtgtgtatgtatttgaacagGCTGGACAGctcggagagctgcaccaggatccaattgtctgttttgacatggtttctatagctggatgcccttcctaatgccaaccattttacagagtgtgctgagtgcttttacatgtcaccagcatatagaaaactgtatgtatatttgatataaacacatgtgtacaCAAATCATGAATGATGGTTCTGTGCCATGTAGTATAGCACAATGCAATGTCTGTAGTGATAATAATGAGATGAGATAGCCAAGTACTGTATAATTAAGGTATTGGACTACCTGCTTATCGGTCATAAGTTCAAATCCACTGCAGTATTTTATTGTGTTTCTGGTCAGAGCACTTCATTCTCTGATCATATTGAAATGGTGTTTGCAAATTGATTGATATTCTATCCTGAGAGAGATTTATATTTCTCATATAGATTAACATTAGAGCTAAGCCCCAACCTTTAAGTTGGCATGGGAGACCTATTTTAGTATGGTCTGAGCATATGATGATGCAGACGTTATTGTAGTGTATTTGATAATGTTGTAACTAATGTGTTGGGCTACCTATCATGTTTATTAACTCTGGATTTCTTGTAGAAATGGCCATGATAGCTGATGACACAGACACATTGTTGCCATCGTCATCTTCGAATTCAATTAGATGAATACTTCTACATCATTAAATATTCCACTTATTAAGCTTAATGTGTAGGATAGGTAAAACACCTTACTCCACACTATTCTGATCATTTTCTGTACAAACGAGTCAATAAAGAAGCTTCTATGTCAAGCATAGACAACCTCTTTTGATAAGCAGGCTGTAAGGGGCATGGCTCATCATCTGATGAGCTACACTACAAATAAAATTCAAGGTGGTTTTCCATTCAGTATGGGCTGCAGTTTGTCCATGGTTGTTCAATGTTGTTTGATATGCTAGAATAATAACAGtcaaataaaaaatggaataacCCATTGAAGAAGCAGTCCAATGACTCACAACAATATGATGGTCATCtaaggtacataactctgtttGCTCCGGTTTGGCACACCCTATTTCATGGTTGAATGGTTACCTgtagagcatccaactgtaaaaaatatGTTCTCCACAGAGTGTTGTGAAGATACATCTGAAATTTATAGACTTGGCCAACCCATATCTGCATAGGAATTACTTTATATAAGAAAGAAGTGGTTAAATGTAGGAGATTAAAAATTATGACCTTGCTGTTCTAGGTTGTCTTGTTTTGTTGGTTTATAAATACTACTATATACTTAACTGCtttgattatctatctatatacaaattaatgtttaaaatatggctaaaacatttttcaaataaattcctttttaaagtttttcaagtttaaacatttaaatgtttcttGAGTATGagtgacaaacacacaaaacatgaATATTCAACAGACATATGTGGTCAGTACCTTTGAAAAACTTAACACAGGATCTATTTATGCTATTATATGGTCACAGTTGCAATGTGACAGTTGTTAAAGGAATTTTTACTTCCCTTCccattttagatagatagatgtgtataacTGTAAgcatctgtttttatttatttacatatatatatatgtgtacatatatactatatatgcaaaatgacttttttcttctttctcttacaGCAAGATCCTGCTATGGTTGAAcaattaagtaaaaatattacTAGACAGGGTCTGACAAATTATACACTTAACTTTTTACGGGTGAGTAATTTCTCCAcacaattgtttttcttttgtttgtaaccAGAATTAGAAAAATATGTCTAACAAATTGGTGAGCTGCAACTTACTTCTTGTAGTGTAAGGGCCTTATTAAAAGTGGTAGCTGTAGTTAGTACTAGTAGTGGCAAGaactatatttattttgacaGTCAGCATTAAAGAAGTTGATAGCACCAGCTTTGGAGCCTCTTCCACCTCCATGTCAGCCTTAGATTGTGAAGAACAACtattattaatatgtatgctGCCTGCATAAAATCTGATGATATGtatttaacatatgtatatataaatataagcggaggtgtatggcttagtggttagggtgttgaactcatgatcgcgagattgtggtttcaattcctggattgggtGATGTgctgtgatcttgagcaaaacatttcatttcatttcactggGCCGCTCAGcttgtaaaaatgagtaatcctgcgacaaacatatatattccagggaggaatatatatgcctgagaaaccaggaaaccgactctatgctccttacagagtaCTGTGGACTAACCATAATATTATGAAGATTTAGTTGACTATTGTCTTTTTTGTACAAAGCAAAGATTTGCTTTAAAAATTGAAGAGACAATAGACACACCCTGCATGCTTTTTGCAATACTGTTGTGGCATTCTGTATTTACTGCTGTTGCCTCCATGACTGGATGCTACCTATCTATACCTATCCATTTGCTAACAATTTAAATGTGTTCTGTAATTTAATTGTTGTTTTGCCCAAGGTCAATCCTAATACAGCAGACCTATGAAAaatggcattccagccatggccatcctgtGTTTTTGTATATCAGGAACTGCATCATATGATGTGTCCTTTattttgctatttctatcagactGTGCAAGCACAAGGAACTCCTTTGTTGGcctgttctttttttgtgtgtgctgtGAAGGGAATAATTACTTGAGATTTTATCATCTTGCTAAATCTGGAGGGGAGGGGATTCTTCCCATCCCCACACACCCCTACCCCACTCCAAGAAAGAAGTGTGCCCTTCTAGATAATGTTATTACACCCTTTTCTTCGGGAATTATATTCCCTTCTGATCTTGTAAATCTTGTGTcctcccttcgaaaaattcctggaGCTCCACTTGTGGCCATTGCTACACCATTAGGGAAGGCAACACAACTGAcatttttcgtttgttttgttttgttttttttaatccataTTTTTAAGAGTTTAATAATTTAAGTTAgggaacaaaaacaattttaaatgagGCTGAAACAGCAATTTAAAGGACTGCATGGAgaagaattaatatatttaaataccagTTTTTCAGCAACTTTCAGTGCCAGTAAATAGTAACACTGAGATGCATTGACTTTGAGGTTAAAGTACCTGTTCAAATGATAgctgtcataaaaaaaaagatctttttaatcttgtttccagcatggctgcagtcaaatgactgaaacaagtcggAAAATACCACTTACTATTGCCATTGTGCTTGTTCCCTTGGTCATGGCACACAACTCTGCTTGCTCCAatttaacagtattaataaaataattttttttaatttctttactttACTGTTGTGTGATTAATACTAAGACAACCTTGCTGTAGAAGCATTTCTATTGCTCAACCTTCCCTACTTGTTATACAGAAGGGTGTTTGTAATTAAAGTTACATATCATGGGGAAGGATGAGATAGATTGatgaggtttttttgttttttgttttttctatgagTAACCAGACAGCAAAAAGACTCAGCAAAAGCAGAACACTTGTTAGATTGCAGACAATTTGGGGTCATACTTTCAAGGATTTTAGTTAGTCATATCAATTCCAGCCTGGTACCTTTTTATTTGTATGGTTGTGTGGTCAAAAAGTTTGCTtcaagtggtttcaggttcaatcctgctctgtggcaccttgggtcttctactacagccctttatcaaccaatgccttgtgagtggaattggtagacagactGCATGGAAACCTGTCATGTGGATGGTTATATTGTATGGCATCTAAGCATGAAACCACATGAGCAAAAGCAGTCATGTTGACAATTCCTGAGACAAATGGAATAAAAacctcttacttgaaaaacacaTGGGTCGCTTCCTCCACGAGGTTCAGTATCCTGAGAGCAGGGCTCTTCCACCTAGATCACCTGGCACTTCTTACATGCTACATCTAATTCCTCTCATACACTTTTTTTCCTAAGCTCATCTGTGCTTCATCTTTCATAGACACTAACATAATTCATCCAGCCAAACAAGCTCACATCATTTCTTTCTAGACTTCATGCAACATAACACCTCATAATCTCATAATCTGTCCTTCATTCAGTGAGAGAAGCCTTTTGCTGATATCAGCAATAATGGCTCCTGAATTTTTTCCATACTGTTGTTACTCTGGTTATTCTACTTTCTGGGCATCCACCTCcattgctaattaggtcacctaggtaagaGAAGATGTCAGTTCTGGGCAATCATCCTGATACTTGAAAGAATTTCTTTCACTGATGTTCTTACTGCTAACTACCCTGGTGCATCTTCTACGtaccaatattttcttctttattattctgCCTGTGATCCCAATGTACCTCCTGTATACTTCCTAACTACTTCTTTCTTGCATCTGAGCATAGCTTCTTCTGAAATGACAGAAGTCATCAGCACACAGGACTTTCATATGAAACCCTAGCTCCCGttactaattaatattattattattaggtgcagTAAACTGAAGTGGTTGTGTGCTTTGGGAAATGTTTTGtggtttttagttattttttctaaaattcaaacCTTGCTACTGTTCTCTCTGCCTTTCATGCatccagtaatatactgaggtcAAAACTAACTGTTGTTATTAGTGATAGCAGTGTTTAGTATTTAGTCAGGTCTttattgcattctgagttcaaatctcaccatagcaacattgcttttcatctttttgggtttATACTGGGGTTAACTTAAATTGACTCTACCCACCTCCAATGTTTGTGATCTAGTAATAAAGTTACAAATTACTATTGGCACTGTCATGTCACTAAAGACTGTGCACAATGCTTCCCATCAAATGCTAATTTATTTGTAGTTTCAATGCTGGAATTTAAAGATGTTGCAAATTAAAGATACTAACAGCTTCTACAAAACGGtctgtatttaatattattacattGATTGTTATATGAACAACCCTGCCTAGCAAATTTCATTACCCCTATTTCAAGCCATTTTTACAAACATAGGCTTTGTATAAATATGTCTTACTGTATAGAGCTAAAACATTTCCCAAGTTGTTTCCCAAAGATTCTTCTCTCTAAGCCACTGTCACTTCAAATTATGTGCACTGAATTCAACAGTGTTTCATCCACTCAGTATGTTTCATTGTATCTATAATTCATCCCATCTGCTCATGCATTACATACCTGGCTAGAACTATACTAGTTCCTGCAAGGACTGGTtgctctacaaatatatattatggaggcattgttttacagcagtATGCCCTTATTATCGCCTACCCTTAACATGCTTTTCAAGTAAGGAATTTTTCATTCCTCTCTTCTTCAAAAGTGATGGGATAGGGGACAATTTTGTTGATAGAGGACATCAAGAAACATAACTTATTTGTAGctgaatgcagaatgtaaacattcaaatgcacacacacatgcaaacacaacagAGCAGGCTTCTGAAGTTTCCATTTACAAAGCATTTGATAACCTGAGGTTATAGGGGAACACATTTGCCTAAGGTACTGCAGAGGAACCCaataatctattatatatatatattatcatcagtatcatcaatatatgtgtatggtgcTGTTTATCCTAGGGTTGTCATGGTCCCCAATTTAAAGGCACTACTGAGTGTGAGGGAATCGTGTGATGCTACTGAGCAACTATAAGTAAACTCAATGCCTTAATTAATTTCCTTCATACAATGGAGGTGTTAGTGATTGAGTATTAGTTCACTAGCACTCATTGACCTCTGaacttttgaattcaaatcaCTGATgctgataaattattattattattattattccgctaggtcaactttgcctttcatccttttggggttgatgaaataagtaccagttgagtggggtgggggtcaatgtaatcaactggccccttccctgaaaattttaagccttgttctgatagtaaaaaaaaattcaagcagcatggtggcagaaccgttagcatgccaggaaaaatgcttagcagcatttcgtctgtctttatgttctgagttcaaactccactgaggtcgactgcttttcattccttcggggtcaataaattaaataccagttgagcactggggccaatggaatcgacttacccactcccccaaaattgctggccttgtgccaaaatttgaaatcatcatcatcatcatcatcattattattattattaggcagtgagctagcagaatcattagagcatcgaacaaaatgctctgcagtatttgtttcaaccctacattctgagttctgttactgctgagctcaactttgccttttatcttcctGGGTGgtcactaaaataaagtaccattgaaGCACGGGGTTCAATGGTATTGATGAGACCCACCCCCATCCCTAGCAAAATTGTTTAagcatcaaaaaagaaaaacaataacttgGTATATTTGTCCCAGTctgtctgttctgagttcaaatcctgccgagatcagCTTTGTCATTTCtccttttagagtcaataaaataaagtaccagacaaataTTGGGGTTCATGTTATCAACTAactccctcccttcaaaattgctggcctttacttaaattagaaacagtatTTGTTGCTTCATAGTCGCCAGATAACTTGTGGAAAGGGGAACCCCTGCAATAATGGCAAAGTATtgtagtaaatttatttaatcccACTGTACTGTGCTTTGTGAGCTGTCTCCTACAATAGCTTTGGGTTGATCTCAGCCTTATGAATAAAATTTAGTTAATGGAAACTGCAGAAGTCCATCAAAACAACTATATCAGAATCCACTACATTACAAATATTCCGGTTAGGCCTGAGAATAAACCCACAAGTAATGGTTTCTTCTGCTCTTTCCCCTCAACATTCTAACAATCATAGGTGTTGTTCTTACTCTTTTGGTTAATTCAtggaataaaaaaatgtttaaccctttagcattcagattgtgtCATATGTAagacttattcattcacattgttttgaatcaatcctGCATTAGCTCATAGTTTtaagatttcaataatgtaattgtttatcttGAGAATGagattgtaggataggtgtgaaaggccagatttgaatggtttgagcataaaatagaatatttgagccagattgTGGCCGGTTTAACCCTCTAGTATTTACATTGttctatcaaaagtaatgctttttttattcacattgatttgaattaatcatgcattatcttgtagctattaAATTTTGATGAGGCgactgttaatttttttaaattacattgtagggtaggtgtgagagggcagatctggccagtttgaacataaaacaggtagaatattttggctggatatggccagtttaaatgctaaagggttaattctgtAGCATTTGGTCATTGCATACATAACTTTGCATagtttccatcttttttttttacagctgtgtGTGATTCTTGAACCAATGCAGGAGTTGATGTCCCGTCACAAAGCCTACGGACTGAATCCACGCGACTGCCTGAAGACGACACTGTTCCAGAAgtggcagaggatggtggcgccCCCAGGTAAAGGCAAGATAccaacttttgtttcttttcaccacaaccatcatcgtAAGTATAGCCGGCCAACACTGCTCCAGCTGGCTGTGTACAGGACTGCGAATACTAATGGCAATGCACATTCTCTTCCGTTTTATTGTTATCTCTTCATCTTAAACAtaagtatttctaaagttttctctTGGGTTTTATTTGTAATGCATTAACgtggtttttgtgtttgttcttttttctttatatttatttgaattttttgtgtattccgtgtatatgtatatgtgttggtgtcagtatacacacacacatacacatatatacagtatatttttcTACCTATTCTACAGA from Octopus bimaculoides isolate UCB-OBI-ISO-001 chromosome 14, ASM119413v2, whole genome shotgun sequence encodes:
- the LOC106876387 gene encoding LIM domain-binding protein 2 isoform X2, whose amino-acid sequence is MQSSRSRHVEGCSISDVSNPYQHNSDKPCCFEKSVKLKLEGVNFAPNGMPVQPIPAPLDREHGIAFGSSNRKILPDRRHTPYNNMGQPEYRIYDLNKRLQQRTEESDNLWWDAFATEFFEDDATLTLTFCLEDGLKRYTIGRTLIPRYFRSIFEGGITDLYYLLKHPKESFHNTTISLDCDQAMMITHHGKPMFTKVVTEGRLILEFTFDDLMRIRSWHFATRQHRELIPRSVIAMQQDPAMVEQLSKNITRQGLTNYTLNFLRLCVILEPMQELMSRHKAYGLNPRDCLKTTLFQKWQRMVAPPDNLLERISPFGNSPRLDTSPSKRKG
- the LOC106876387 gene encoding LIM domain-binding protein 2 isoform X1 — translated: MQSSRSRHVEGCSISDVSNPYQHNSDKPCCFEKSVKLKLEGVNFAPNGMPVQPIPAPLDREHGIAFGSSNRKILPDRRHTPYNNMGQPEYRIYDLNKRLQQRTEESDNLWWDAFATEFFEDDATLTLTFCLEDGLKRYTIGRTLIPRYFRSIFEGGITDLYYLLKHPKESFHNTTISLDCDQAMMITHHGKPMFTKVVTEGRLILEFTFDDLMRIRSWHFATRQHRELIPRSVIAMQQDPAMVEQLSKNITRQGLTNYTLNFLRLCVILEPMQELMSRHKAYGLNPRDCLKTTLFQKWQRMVAPPGKDNLLERISPFGNSPRLDTSPSKRKG
- the LOC106876387 gene encoding LIM domain-binding protein 2 isoform X3, with product MQSSRSRHVEGCSISDVSNPYQHNSDKPCCFEKSVKLKLEGVNFAPNGMPVQPIPAPLDREHGIAFGSSNRKILPDRRHTPYNNMGQPEYRIYDLNKRLQQRTEESDNLWWDAFATEFFEDDATLTLTFCLEDGLKRYTIGRTLIPRYFRSIFEGGITDLYYLLKHPKESFHNTTISLDCDQAMMITHHGKPMFTKVVTEGRLILEFTFDDLMRIRSWHFATRQHRELIPRSVIAMQQDPAMVEQLSKNITRQGLTNYTLNFLRLCVILEPMQELMSRHKAYGLNPRDCLKTTLFQKWQRMVAPPGKGKIPTFVSFHHNHHRKYSRPTLLQLAVYRTANTNGNAHSLPGGGEQKKMSGGPQVIPDPAAPGDVMVVGEPTLMGGEFGDEDERLITRLENTQYEPNGTEEEQESKFQTSPAPLQQSPWAQDKKPPPNPANQTEEKTD